The DNA sequence GCGCCGCAAGGCGACGGAAGTCGTCAACCACAACCTCCAGCCCACGCCGGGCCTCCGCGGAGATCCGCTGGAAGGTGAGGCCAAAGGAGTGCGTCCCCCGGGTCCCGGTCCGCGCCCATTTGACCACCGCCGGCAGCCGAGAGTGGGACACCTTGCGACCGATCCTCACCTCCAGGACCACGCGCGTGCCGGCCGGCGGGGGGTCCACCTCGCAGGCCACTCGCCCTCCCCGCGGGCTCAGGTCGGTCAGATAGGCGACGAAACGCCGCCGCCCGCGGACCACCCGACAGGGCGCCACATAAGGTTGAATGCGGGGCGTCCTCCGCTTTTCGGTGATGCGCGCGCCCATGCTCCCTCCGAACCCTCGCCGGTTCCTGCCTAGACGGAAAGCGCGGCCGCGATCCGATCGCGGACGACAGCCATGAGGCGGTCGCGCTCCTCGTAACTGTACGACGCTGCGTCCTCCGGGTCCAGGACCCGCACCCGCACCGTCCCCGGGCAGATGCGGAAGCTGCCCGGGGGCATCAAACGGTGGGCCCCGAGGATGGCCACGGGCACGATCCGACTCCCCGCGTCGATGGCGACCACGAAACCCCCCTTCTTGAATTCCCCCAGCTCCCCCGTCCGGCTTCGCGTCCCTTCCGGGAAAATGATGAAGTTGCTTCCGGCCTTGAGCGACTCCACCGCCCGGGCGATGGCCCGTTTGGACTGGATCGGGTCCTTCCGGTTGACGTCGATGAAACCGGCGAACTTCAGGCAGTAGTGGACAAAGGGGAAACGATAGAGCTCTCTCTTGACGACCGCCTTGAACTCCACGTGCAAGAGCCCGAAAAGGAGGGCCGCGTCCAGGTGGCTGGCGTGGTTCGGCATCAGGATGGTGTTGCGGGGCGCTCGTAGGTGCTCCGTTCCTTCTATGACGACTCGGATCCCGGCCAGCCGGCAGGAGACCCGCACCGCAAACCGCGCCAGGCCATAAAGGAGGCGGGGCGAGCCCGCGAACCGGGCCAGGGGGTAGCCCAGGAGGCTGGCCAGGATCGCGTAGGGGCCTAGGAGGATGAGGACAAAGACGGTCCGGATCAAGGCGTTTCTGGAGGGCGCGGCCGGACCCGGGCGACGGGGATCAGGATCCGGTCGTGGGGTTCGGGGTCGCGGCCTCTTCGGGAGGCGCCGCCCCGTTCAAGAGGAGCTTCAACTCCTTCCCCATCTTGAAGTAGGGGATCTTCTTGGGCGGGACGTCCACCTTCTCCCCGGTCTTGGGGTTACGCCCTTTGCGGGGCGCGCGATTCCGGAAGCGGAAGCTTCCGAACCCCCGTATCTCGACCTCTTGCCCGCCCTGAAGAGCGGAAACCACGCTCTTGAGGGCGGCCTCGACGATGATGCCGGATTGGACCTGGGTGATGTCGAGGCGCTTCGCCACGATGTTGATCAGGTCGGCCTTGGTCATCGCACTTCTCGCCGGCTCAGTCATTCGCAAGGACCCCCGCCTGCTCCCGGAGGAGATGCGAGTAGGCAGTCAATTGAGACGGCGGATTCTAGCCGGGAAATCCGCCGAAGTCAAGGAACCATTGGGAGATCCGGCTCCGACCGAGCCGGGCCCCCACTTAGGCGTCCGAGGTGCGGCGGGGGCCTACCGGCTTCTGAGCCGGCTTGGTCCGCGGGCTGAAGGTCTTGCTGAGAGCGCGGTCCACCCGCTCCTCTACAGAGGCGGTCGGTTTCTCTTCCACCTCGGCTATCTCACTAACCAGCAAGAACTTAGCTCGATCGAGCATGCGCTTCTCGCGGAACGACAGGCTCTTCTTTCGGGAGAGATACGTGAGCCCCTTGAGGACGATCGCCACCTCGTAGAGGCTTCCCGTGCGCATCTTGTCCGAGTTCTCCTTGAATCTCCCCTTCCAGTTCGGGTGCTGGTCTATGGTTCCGTCGCCGAGGAGGTTGAAGATCTTGCGCACGTCGGTGGCGGTAATCACGTGGCGCAGACCCACCCCGTCCGCGTTCTGCTGTGGCACCCAGACACGGGAATCGTTCGAGAGGATCCGTAGCTGGTAGAGGCTGATCTTCCCCGTGGGTGTGGGTCGGGTTTGGATGCTTTCGACGACACCGACACCGTGGTTCGGGTAGATGACCTTCTCACCGACCTGGAAAACCACACTGACCTCTCTTTCTCAGGGTTCGGGTGGGTTGCCTGCGGGCACTCGATAGGCCGAGTACGTAGTGTACCAAAGCCGCGGGCAGCGGGCAAATCCCAACCGGAGCCCGGCGGGCTGAGGGCGAGACGGAGAACCCGCCAGCCAGAAGCCGAGGGTGAGCCTAACGGGCTGGCCCGAGGACGACGCGGGAGGCGATGGATGGTGACATGGCGGCCTCCTTTCCCTACAGCGTCCGGCGGTACTCTACCAAGCCCTGAACGCAGGAATCCACGTCCTGCTCGGTGTTGAAGAAATGAGTAGCGATCCGGATTCCCTCCGGTCGCTCCGTCACCGAAATCCCGAGCTCCTTCAAGAACGATCTAGCCCGTCCCGGTTCCGGCACCAGGCAGAGGGTCTGACCCGACCGGTGGTCACCCCCGGGCGACAGTACCTCGAAGCCTTGCTTGCCCAGCCGGAATGTGAGGTACATGTTGAGGGCGAGAACGCGATCGGCGATGGCGCCGGTGCCGATGCCCTGGATGTAGTCGACGGCCGCGCCCAGGGCGAAAATCTGCGCAAACGCAGGGCACCCCATTTCCGTTCGGCGGTTCCCGGGCAGGAGTCGGATCTGGCGGTTGTCGAAAGCGAACGGGTCCTCCACGCTCAACCATCCGATGGCTCGGGGGGGACGCGCGCCCAGGATCTTGCCGCTCACATAGACGAACCCCGTCCCGTACCCGGCGCACAGCCACTTGTGGCCGGTCGTGGCCAGGGCGTCGATGCCACTCCGCCGCACGTCCACCGGGAACGCTCCCACCGACTGGCTGCCGCACACCACAAAGTGTCGGTCCCCCTTCAGGGCCCCGAAAGCGCCTAGATCCTGCCGGCAGCCGTTAGAGAACTGCACGTGGCTGATCGCGATGGTGGACGCGCGGGGAGCCTGTTCGAGCGCGAAGGATTCCAACCGGAGCACACCCTCCACCGCAGGCATGAAATGCACCTTCGTCCCGCGGTGTATCCAGGGCAGAGTCACGGTTGGGAACTCAAGCTCGTCGGAGAGGACGGGGCCGTCCTCGCCCAAAAGGTCCACGATCAAGTTGATCCCGGTCGAGGTGTTGGGCACGAAGGCTATCTCCTCAGCCTCCGCCCCCACGAGGCGCGCGACCTTCGCGCGCACCGTCTCCCTCATGTCGAGCCACTGGTCCCAATCCCCGTCACCGCCGCTCTCCAGCGAGCGGTAGAAGGCGTCGACCGCCTCGCGCACCTGCCGTGGTGGGGGACCGGCAGCGGCCGCGTTCAGGTACACGTGGCTCTGGAGACCTGGAAAGTCCTGCCGGACTTCGTCCCAGGGAGAGGCCATAGGGGACGAGAATACCGCAAAAGACACGGGGTGACTCGGCCTCTCGACCGCGGGAGCGGCGGGGCAGCGCTCGGAGTCGCAGGGCGATGACTCCCCCGTTCAAGCGATCCGGTCCCACTGATAAAGAACTGGTCACCTCGGAAACGTGACCGCCGCCGGCACCCCTCGCTTCCAAGGAGCCTTCCTCGTGCCCGGCTCTTGCCTGGACAGCCAGGGGTTTCCGCAGACGGGAAGTTGGGTGTAAGCTACTGCTATGATGGAAGTTGGTGCCGTGGTCGCTACCAGTGAGCAAAGGCCGAGTCGGGCCCGTGGGGAGTCCTGGGTCGGAAGTCGTTTGTCACAAAAGCATCGTGCCATCTCGGCTGAGCTAAGGAACGCTCGAGGCGCAGCCAAAGGCGCGGAGACGGCGCTCAGAGCACCATCCTGGGCCTTCGCCTGCGCTCTCATCACCTTCTTGGGTCTAACACCCGGCTGCAGTCAGAAGCAGCCGGAGCCAGCCAAGCGCGATTCCGGTCTCTTCACGCTCGGGACCCAGCCCGCTGCCCTTCCTTCTGGGACGGCGGAGTTGCCGACCGGTCCAGGGGCCAAGGACTTCGAGGAAGGACGTCGGCTCCTCGCCGAGGGCCGGGCTTCCGAGGCTCTTCCCCTCTTGGTTAGGGCAGCCAGTGATGCACCCTCCAACGCCATGTATCAAAGCGTGT is a window from the Vicinamibacteria bacterium genome containing:
- a CDS encoding CarD family transcriptional regulator codes for the protein MVFQVGEKVIYPNHGVGVVESIQTRPTPTGKISLYQLRILSNDSRVWVPQQNADGVGLRHVITATDVRKIFNLLGDGTIDQHPNWKGRFKENSDKMRTGSLYEVAIVLKGLTYLSRKKSLSFREKRMLDRAKFLLVSEIAEVEEKPTASVEERVDRALSKTFSPRTKPAQKPVGPRRTSDA
- a CDS encoding aminotransferase class V-fold PLP-dependent enzyme encodes the protein MASPWDEVRQDFPGLQSHVYLNAAAAGPPPRQVREAVDAFYRSLESGGDGDWDQWLDMRETVRAKVARLVGAEAEEIAFVPNTSTGINLIVDLLGEDGPVLSDELEFPTVTLPWIHRGTKVHFMPAVEGVLRLESFALEQAPRASTIAISHVQFSNGCRQDLGAFGALKGDRHFVVCGSQSVGAFPVDVRRSGIDALATTGHKWLCAGYGTGFVYVSGKILGARPPRAIGWLSVEDPFAFDNRQIRLLPGNRRTEMGCPAFAQIFALGAAVDYIQGIGTGAIADRVLALNMYLTFRLGKQGFEVLSPGGDHRSGQTLCLVPEPGRARSFLKELGISVTERPEGIRIATHFFNTEQDVDSCVQGLVEYRRTL
- a CDS encoding lysophospholipid acyltransferase family protein, with the translated sequence MIRTVFVLILLGPYAILASLLGYPLARFAGSPRLLYGLARFAVRVSCRLAGIRVVIEGTEHLRAPRNTILMPNHASHLDAALLFGLLHVEFKAVVKRELYRFPFVHYCLKFAGFIDVNRKDPIQSKRAIARAVESLKAGSNFIIFPEGTRSRTGELGEFKKGGFVVAIDAGSRIVPVAILGAHRLMPPGSFRICPGTVRVRVLDPEDAASYSYEERDRLMAVVRDRIAAALSV
- a CDS encoding HU family DNA-binding protein — protein: MTKADLINIVAKRLDITQVQSGIIVEAALKSVVSALQGGQEVEIRGFGSFRFRNRAPRKGRNPKTGEKVDVPPKKIPYFKMGKELKLLLNGAAPPEEAATPNPTTGS
- a CDS encoding PilZ domain-containing protein, whose product is MGARITEKRRTPRIQPYVAPCRVVRGRRRFVAYLTDLSPRGGRVACEVDPPPAGTRVVLEVRIGRKVSHSRLPAVVKWARTGTRGTHSFGLTFQRISAEARRGLEVVVDDFRRLAAQIA